One genomic region from Spirulina subsalsa PCC 9445 encodes:
- the ppk1 gene encoding polyphosphate kinase 1 encodes MSKAKASDPTATTLNFKDPQYYFNRELSWLEFNYRVLHEALDPRTLLLDRLKFLAIFNANLDEFFMVRVAGLKQQVEADVHKLTPDGRTPSQQLEEISDRLRPMVEQQDQIFEHTLRPQLASEGAYLVNYFDLHQEQRKYLQQFFEAHIFPVLTPLAVDPSHPFPHISNLSLNLAVLVQDPETKEELFARIKVPQVLPRFVKLPNDLQDSGEKAVVWTGVPLEQVIAHNLETLFPGMNVQECYPFRVTRNADIALEEDEADDLLLAIEKELRKRRMGGSAVRLEIQASMPDSVRQTLMRGLDLDEIDVYEVEGLLGLQDLMTLLKLPLPHLLEPAWTPVVPPRIQRMFDSAEASRKLERDDGEDIFQLLSQGDLLLHHPYYSFTSSVQEFITQSACDPHVLAIKMTLYRTSGDSPIVKALIQAAENGKQVVALVELKARFDEENNIQWARTLEQAGVHVVYGLVGLKTHTKIVLVVRQEANAIKRYVHVGTGNYNPKTARLYTDLGLLSCRDELGADLTDLFNFLTGYSRQKSYRKLLVSPVNLRDRLMTLIDREIKNVQGGGTGRIVAKMNSLVDPKMIAKLYAASQAGVKIDLIVRGICCLRPQLPEVSENINVISIVGAFLEHSRIFYFYNQGEDEVYIGSADWMPRNLDRRVEAVTPIEDPEIVKDIQEILGVMLADNRQAWELQEDGSYQQRQPETRTQSRSAQKMLMEMALGS; translated from the coding sequence ATGTCCAAAGCCAAAGCCTCCGATCCCACTGCTACAACCCTAAATTTCAAAGATCCCCAATACTACTTCAACCGCGAATTGAGTTGGTTAGAGTTTAACTACCGTGTTCTCCACGAAGCCCTAGACCCCCGCACCCTATTACTCGATCGACTCAAATTTTTGGCTATCTTCAACGCCAACTTAGATGAATTTTTCATGGTGCGCGTCGCTGGACTGAAACAACAAGTAGAAGCAGATGTGCATAAACTCACCCCCGATGGTCGCACCCCTTCTCAACAATTGGAGGAAATTAGCGATCGCCTGCGTCCCATGGTCGAACAACAGGATCAAATCTTTGAACACACCCTCAGACCCCAACTTGCCTCAGAAGGGGCTTATTTAGTCAACTACTTTGATCTGCACCAAGAACAACGGAAATATCTACAACAATTCTTTGAAGCCCATATTTTCCCCGTCCTCACCCCCCTAGCCGTCGATCCCTCCCATCCCTTCCCCCACATCTCCAACCTCAGTTTAAACCTAGCCGTCCTCGTCCAAGATCCCGAAACCAAAGAAGAACTCTTTGCCCGGATTAAAGTCCCTCAAGTCTTGCCCCGTTTCGTCAAACTGCCCAATGATCTCCAAGACTCTGGAGAGAAAGCTGTAGTCTGGACAGGTGTTCCCTTAGAACAAGTCATTGCCCATAACCTAGAAACCCTGTTCCCCGGCATGAATGTCCAAGAATGTTATCCCTTCCGGGTGACACGCAACGCAGACATTGCCCTAGAAGAAGATGAGGCCGATGATCTCCTCTTAGCCATTGAAAAGGAATTGCGGAAACGGCGCATGGGCGGATCCGCCGTCCGTTTAGAAATTCAGGCCTCCATGCCCGATAGCGTGCGTCAAACCCTCATGAGAGGCTTGGATCTCGACGAAATCGACGTTTATGAGGTGGAAGGACTCTTAGGGCTACAAGACCTCATGACCTTGCTTAAACTGCCCTTACCCCATCTCCTTGAACCTGCTTGGACTCCAGTAGTTCCTCCCCGCATTCAACGGATGTTTGACTCAGCTGAGGCCAGTCGTAAATTAGAACGGGATGATGGAGAAGACATCTTTCAACTCTTATCCCAAGGGGATTTACTCTTACACCATCCCTATTATTCCTTTACCTCCTCGGTGCAGGAGTTCATCACCCAGTCTGCTTGTGATCCCCATGTGTTAGCGATCAAAATGACCCTCTACCGGACTTCTGGGGATTCTCCTATTGTTAAAGCCCTGATTCAAGCGGCGGAAAATGGGAAACAAGTGGTAGCGCTGGTGGAATTGAAAGCCCGTTTTGATGAAGAAAATAATATTCAATGGGCGAGAACCTTAGAACAGGCGGGGGTTCATGTGGTGTATGGTTTAGTGGGTCTTAAAACCCATACTAAAATTGTCCTAGTGGTGCGTCAGGAAGCCAATGCCATTAAGCGTTATGTCCATGTTGGGACGGGGAACTATAACCCCAAAACTGCTCGCTTATATACGGATTTGGGTTTATTAAGCTGTCGGGATGAATTGGGAGCGGATTTAACGGACTTGTTTAATTTCCTGACGGGGTATTCTCGCCAGAAGTCCTATCGAAAATTGTTAGTCTCTCCGGTGAATTTGCGCGATCGCCTGATGACCCTCATTGACCGAGAAATCAAGAACGTCCAAGGGGGAGGCACGGGTCGGATTGTGGCTAAAATGAACTCTTTAGTAGACCCCAAAATGATCGCCAAACTCTACGCAGCCTCTCAAGCGGGGGTAAAAATTGACCTGATTGTGCGGGGGATTTGTTGTTTACGGCCTCAACTCCCAGAGGTGAGCGAAAATATCAACGTGATTAGTATTGTTGGCGCATTCCTTGAACATTCCCGCATCTTTTATTTTTATAACCAAGGGGAAGATGAGGTTTATATCGGCAGCGCCGACTGGATGCCGCGCAATTTAGATCGTCGTGTGGAAGCGGTGACACCCATTGAAGATCCCGAAATTGTCAAAGATATTCAAGAAATTTTGGGGGTCATGTTGGCGGATAATCGTCAAGCGTGGGAATTACAAGAGGATGGTAGTTATCAGCAACGGCAACCTGAAACCCGCACCCAATCCCGCAGCGCCCAAAAGATGCTGATGGAGATGGCGTTAGGGAGTTGA
- a CDS encoding Uma2 family endonuclease, whose translation MTLALDRLSPNPVVSWEAFLVNYGEDNRFELIDGEVFALEPTGQHEQVAALITAKICVQIEQLGLPWFVLQRGILRPMEQGMTAFRPDVAVVDRRELANEPFWAGQSVLTLGSSLPWVAEVVSSNWQNDYARKLEDYAVLGIPEYWIVDYAGLGGTRHIGRPKRPTLSVCRWVEGDYEIEQFRGDDRVISPTFPGLTVTAAEVLGG comes from the coding sequence ATGACCCTTGCCCTTGATCGACTATCCCCTAATCCTGTGGTTTCTTGGGAAGCGTTTCTTGTCAACTATGGGGAAGATAACCGCTTTGAGTTGATAGATGGGGAGGTATTTGCCTTGGAACCGACGGGTCAGCATGAACAGGTGGCAGCATTGATCACGGCGAAAATTTGTGTGCAAATTGAGCAGTTGGGTTTGCCCTGGTTTGTGTTGCAGCGGGGGATTTTGCGGCCGATGGAGCAGGGAATGACGGCGTTTCGCCCGGATGTGGCGGTGGTGGATCGGCGGGAGTTGGCCAACGAGCCGTTTTGGGCGGGTCAATCGGTGTTGACGTTGGGGTCTTCGTTGCCTTGGGTGGCGGAGGTGGTGAGCAGCAATTGGCAGAATGATTATGCGCGAAAGTTGGAAGATTATGCGGTGTTGGGGATTCCTGAATATTGGATTGTGGACTATGCCGGTTTAGGGGGAACGCGGCATATTGGCCGACCAAAGCGGCCGACGTTATCGGTTTGTCGTTGGGTGGAGGGGGATTATGAGATTGAGCAGTTTCGGGGGGATGATCGGGTGATTTCCCCAACGTTTCCCGGTTTGACGGTGACGGCGGCTGAGGTGTTGGGGGGTTAG
- a CDS encoding Panacea domain-containing protein yields MANVFDVACYILEKQGEMTAMKLQKLVYYAQAWSLVWDESPLFSEQIQAWANGPVVPALYEKHRGQFKLAIIDGGDAGNLSDNQKDTIDKVLEFYGNHNSHWLSDLTHSESPWIDAREGLHAGERGRKEISLAAMAEYYEGL; encoded by the coding sequence ATGGCTAACGTTTTCGATGTTGCTTGCTACATTCTGGAAAAACAGGGCGAAATGACAGCAATGAAGCTTCAGAAGTTGGTGTATTATGCCCAGGCTTGGAGTTTAGTTTGGGATGAGTCGCCATTGTTTTCTGAGCAAATTCAAGCATGGGCTAATGGGCCAGTCGTACCCGCACTTTATGAAAAGCATCGGGGTCAGTTTAAATTGGCGATCATTGATGGCGGGGATGCAGGCAATTTAAGCGATAACCAAAAAGATACAATTGACAAAGTGCTTGAGTTTTATGGCAACCATAACTCGCATTGGTTGAGTGATTTAACTCATTCTGAGTCACCTTGGATTGATGCAAGGGAGGGACTCCATGCTGGCGAAAGGGGAAGAAAAGAAATTTCTTTAGCTGCCATGGCTGAATATTATGAAGGACTTTGA
- a CDS encoding DUF4926 domain-containing protein, with protein MEYDDQAVEVEFANNDGTTFAMETLPCDAVMLLHYELLQTA; from the coding sequence ATGGAATACGATGATCAAGCCGTCGAAGTCGAATTCGCCAATAATGACGGCACAACCTTCGCGATGGAAACCCTCCCCTGTGATGCGGTGATGTTACTCCATTATGAGCTTTTGCAAACCGCTTGA
- a CDS encoding tetratricopeptide repeat protein, whose product MATIALSSSGKATIEAARKRKGWNASESAWYELANTSQATLKRFRARKKIDHGSFVALCEAVGVTDWEAVADLDEPTPAPENLPSPQPVAPPSTDTPTNLSRYRRTVPKFVGRDVEMQGVSDLMAAHGAVYLMGMGGLGKTELAWQWAHREYAAGNFPGGVVWLDMAAGNPGEQLALFYQTEFDVTIPDTLTEVGERVAYCWQHWPRPGAVLVVLDDLARGRDGARLAMFRPGGLFWVLWTTREEWSGVERYPLDQLSDEAARELLASYIDPVRLDAESEAVAGVLRWFEGLPLGLELAGRYLALDGFLTIGDYLKELHLTHESLAEKPEEMRYEHNGIEAALALSWGRLKSDEARRLALSLSLFGAAPIPLSEEWQQNWRKPLKQLVNLSLLERKTKDQVKLHPIVRQFMQERLIVELPTEANGLKRAVAGIIVRAGKQLPQTLTMAQAKEFAPWIPHLEEVAANLLAWVVDEDLVDVFGFIALYHKEQGSYDMAEPWYIKCVKAAQVKFGNFHKDTACAINNLAELYRVQGRYKVAEKRYRQALSIDEKVLSHNDPQLCSHLNNLGLLYWERGSLTGEFKKHKDAEKILLRFERIARNNLSCNSPDLAIYINKLANVYSSQKRYNEAEEKYSEAIEIEEKRKDINPEQSKQLSVYLNGLATLFFKQGEHERSKELYQRVLCILKNTVHSTHPDFIFPLYNLGMLYQKQGNNLNSDRLDELHAQRIAALAQLGKIRQKSLLEMMQEFEIPDHYYQVNYPTLPRREDGAS is encoded by the coding sequence ATGGCAACCATTGCCCTCTCCTCGTCAGGCAAAGCAACAATCGAAGCAGCCCGCAAACGCAAGGGCTGGAATGCCTCAGAATCAGCATGGTATGAGTTAGCAAATACCTCACAAGCTACCCTCAAGCGGTTTCGGGCTAGAAAAAAGATTGACCATGGGTCTTTTGTTGCCCTCTGTGAAGCTGTGGGGGTGACAGATTGGGAGGCCGTGGCCGATTTGGACGAACCAACCCCAGCACCGGAAAACCTGCCTAGTCCTCAACCAGTAGCCCCCCCCTCCACTGACACACCGACGAATCTATCTCGGTACCGTCGCACGGTTCCCAAGTTCGTCGGGCGGGATGTGGAAATGCAGGGGGTAAGTGATTTGATGGCGGCACACGGGGCGGTGTATTTGATGGGGATGGGGGGATTGGGTAAAACGGAGTTGGCTTGGCAGTGGGCGCATCGGGAATATGCGGCGGGGAATTTTCCCGGTGGTGTGGTCTGGTTGGATATGGCGGCGGGGAATCCGGGGGAGCAGTTGGCGCTGTTTTATCAGACGGAGTTTGATGTCACGATTCCCGATACATTAACGGAGGTTGGGGAGCGGGTAGCCTATTGTTGGCAGCATTGGCCGAGGCCGGGGGCGGTGTTGGTGGTGTTGGATGATTTGGCACGGGGGCGGGATGGGGCGCGGTTGGCGATGTTTCGGCCGGGGGGTCTGTTTTGGGTGTTGTGGACGACGCGGGAGGAATGGTCAGGGGTGGAGCGATATCCGTTGGATCAGCTTTCCGATGAGGCGGCGCGGGAGTTGTTGGCGAGTTATATTGACCCGGTGCGGTTGGATGCGGAATCGGAGGCGGTGGCGGGGGTGTTGCGGTGGTTTGAGGGGTTGCCCTTGGGGTTGGAGTTGGCGGGGCGATATTTGGCGTTAGATGGGTTTTTAACGATTGGGGATTATCTAAAGGAGTTGCATTTAACCCATGAATCTTTAGCAGAAAAACCGGAGGAAATGCGTTATGAACACAACGGCATTGAGGCGGCATTGGCCTTGAGTTGGGGGCGGTTGAAGTCAGATGAGGCAAGAAGATTAGCCCTTTCTTTGAGTTTATTTGGGGCTGCACCGATTCCACTATCAGAGGAATGGCAACAAAACTGGCGTAAACCCCTGAAGCAGCTAGTCAATTTGAGTTTATTGGAGCGCAAAACCAAAGATCAAGTAAAATTGCATCCTATAGTGCGGCAGTTTATGCAGGAGCGTTTGATTGTAGAGTTACCTACTGAAGCCAATGGATTAAAACGAGCAGTAGCAGGAATAATTGTGAGAGCGGGGAAACAACTTCCCCAAACATTGACAATGGCACAAGCAAAAGAGTTTGCCCCCTGGATTCCTCATTTAGAAGAGGTAGCGGCAAACTTACTAGCGTGGGTTGTGGATGAGGATTTAGTGGATGTTTTTGGCTTCATTGCTTTATATCACAAAGAACAAGGTTCTTATGATATGGCAGAACCTTGGTATATTAAATGCGTAAAAGCAGCACAGGTAAAATTCGGAAATTTTCATAAAGATACAGCCTGTGCAATCAATAATCTCGCCGAATTATATCGAGTACAGGGAAGATATAAGGTTGCAGAAAAGCGATATCGTCAAGCATTGTCCATTGATGAAAAAGTGTTATCTCATAATGATCCTCAGTTATGCTCTCATCTCAATAATCTTGGTCTACTTTACTGGGAAAGAGGTTCGCTAACTGGAGAATTCAAAAAACACAAAGATGCTGAGAAAATCTTATTAAGATTTGAGCGAATAGCCCGCAACAATTTATCATGCAATAGTCCAGATTTGGCAATTTATATTAACAAATTAGCCAATGTATACTCATCTCAGAAAAGATATAATGAGGCAGAAGAAAAGTATAGTGAGGCTATAGAAATTGAAGAAAAAAGAAAGGATATAAATCCAGAGCAAAGTAAACAATTATCTGTTTATTTGAATGGACTAGCAACCTTGTTTTTTAAACAAGGTGAACATGAGCGTTCTAAAGAATTGTACCAGAGAGTTTTGTGTATTTTGAAAAATACCGTACACTCTACGCATCCTGACTTTATTTTTCCTCTTTATAATCTGGGTATGCTATATCAAAAGCAAGGCAATAATCTAAATAGCGATCGCCTTGATGAACTCCATGCTCAACGCATCGCTGCACTAGCACAACTGGGCAAAATTCGACAAAAATCTCTCTTAGAAATGATGCAAGAGTTTGAAATTCCAGACCATTATTATCAAGTGAACTACCCCACCCTGCCGAGGCGCGAGGATGGAGCTTCCTGA
- a CDS encoding type II toxin-antitoxin system RelE family toxin produces the protein MKTEYKPSFLKDLKALKSTPSFEAIKALAFTEIPNLLKFEEIGNLKKLKGDENAYRIRLGDYRLGIFFDGETVTFARVLHRKDIYRYFP, from the coding sequence ATGAAAACTGAGTATAAGCCGAGCTTTTTAAAAGATTTGAAGGCTCTGAAAAGTACCCCCAGCTTTGAAGCCATAAAAGCGTTAGCATTTACAGAAATTCCTAATTTGCTAAAATTTGAAGAAATTGGTAATTTAAAAAAGTTAAAAGGGGATGAAAATGCTTATCGAATTCGCCTCGGCGATTACCGACTAGGAATTTTCTTTGATGGCGAAACAGTTACCTTCGCTCGCGTGCTACATCGTAAAGATATCTATCGCTATTTTCCCTAG
- a CDS encoding sigma 54-interacting transcriptional regulator — protein sequence MNKLEWLAAQLEQATTEREELAAQLEYERQRQTQLRPYIVPRIRRGIIGDSRYALRLRQQIKQAAQTQESILIFGEPGLEKDNIASLIHYSSPQRREPMIQLTSGLLQASGSELFGRSNGNPGLLAWVGQGTVVLNNIQDLPAELQPKILQLLATKTYCPVSRDPDKPPIPQPCPARIILIAERKAPEFVQCTAQQIKVPPLRVRKTDLRSLLDYNLNLYCRSRGIPKPSVTPEALRRLQAYDFPNNLRELTALVKRAVTQGEQATELTEELFWSTDTKKTRLRLNLLKTYPQLRAFLKSKFWPEGLNYGITTWVFALVVIMLFVGPQTRDQNVALNLFWAWWWPLVLLGFPLVGRLWCAVCPFMIYGELTQKLSLKLWPRELKPWPRQTAERWGGWFLFGLFALIFLWEELWDLPNTAYLSSCLLLLITGGAVICSLLFERRFWCRYLCPIGGMNGLFAKLSITELRAQTGICAAECTTYQCYKGGPAKGEGQETAGCPLYSHPAQLQDNRDCVLCMTCLKACPHRSVAVNLRPPGIELWTTHTPQSYEVALLFLLLGGVLMRRLPVVVERWDLPLDLAAFGPHLGAAVLALGLPAIAPLFAHALIQLSHRWLQTPKPRPWLELAYGYLPLVLGVNLAHYLDLGLGEAGRIVPVTMATLGITGVSGPIWVADPAVIGFLQGVTLWVGLLCSVILTQKIAKQSGRFLLPHHGSAIALTFLFWILILH from the coding sequence ATGAACAAGCTAGAATGGCTCGCCGCCCAACTGGAACAAGCCACCACCGAACGGGAAGAACTCGCCGCCCAACTCGAATATGAACGACAACGCCAAACCCAACTCCGCCCCTATATTGTCCCCCGCATCCGTCGAGGTATCATCGGCGATAGTCGCTACGCCCTCCGTCTCCGCCAACAGATCAAACAAGCCGCCCAAACCCAAGAATCAATCCTCATTTTTGGCGAACCTGGCCTAGAAAAAGACAACATTGCCAGCCTGATTCATTACAGTTCCCCCCAACGACGGGAGCCCATGATTCAACTCACTAGCGGCCTATTACAAGCCAGTGGCTCAGAACTCTTCGGCCGCAGCAACGGCAACCCCGGACTCCTAGCATGGGTGGGGCAAGGTACAGTCGTTTTAAATAATATTCAGGATCTCCCCGCCGAACTCCAACCCAAAATTCTCCAACTCCTCGCCACTAAAACCTATTGTCCCGTCAGCCGTGATCCCGACAAGCCCCCCATTCCCCAACCCTGCCCAGCCCGCATCATCCTTATTGCCGAGCGCAAAGCCCCCGAATTTGTGCAATGCACAGCCCAACAGATTAAAGTGCCGCCTCTGCGGGTGCGTAAAACCGATTTGCGATCGCTCCTAGACTACAACCTCAATCTCTACTGCCGCAGTCGGGGCATCCCCAAACCCAGCGTCACCCCCGAAGCCCTGCGCCGCCTCCAAGCCTACGATTTCCCCAACAACTTACGAGAACTCACCGCCTTAGTCAAACGCGCCGTCACCCAAGGAGAGCAGGCCACAGAACTCACCGAAGAACTCTTTTGGTCTACGGATACGAAAAAAACACGGCTACGGCTGAACTTACTCAAAACCTATCCCCAACTGCGGGCATTTTTGAAAAGTAAGTTCTGGCCCGAAGGTTTAAACTATGGCATCACTACTTGGGTCTTTGCCTTAGTCGTGATTATGCTGTTCGTCGGCCCCCAAACCCGTGATCAAAATGTAGCGTTAAATCTATTTTGGGCTTGGTGGTGGCCCCTCGTTTTGTTAGGGTTTCCCTTGGTGGGTCGCCTGTGGTGTGCCGTTTGTCCCTTTATGATTTATGGGGAATTGACCCAAAAACTCTCCCTGAAACTCTGGCCCCGTGAATTGAAACCTTGGCCCCGACAGACAGCAGAACGATGGGGGGGTTGGTTTTTGTTTGGCTTATTTGCCTTGATTTTTCTCTGGGAAGAGCTTTGGGATTTACCCAATACCGCCTATCTTTCCAGTTGTTTGTTATTGCTAATTACCGGGGGGGCGGTGATTTGTTCCCTGCTGTTTGAACGGCGGTTTTGGTGTCGCTATCTCTGCCCCATTGGGGGGATGAATGGCCTATTTGCCAAGTTGTCAATAACCGAATTGCGCGCCCAAACGGGGATTTGTGCGGCGGAATGTACGACCTATCAATGCTATAAGGGAGGGCCAGCCAAGGGGGAAGGTCAGGAAACGGCGGGCTGCCCCCTCTATTCGCACCCCGCCCAGCTTCAGGATAACCGCGATTGTGTGCTGTGTATGACCTGTTTAAAAGCCTGTCCCCATCGTTCTGTAGCGGTGAACCTGCGGCCGCCGGGGATTGAACTCTGGACAACTCACACCCCCCAGAGTTATGAGGTAGCCTTGCTGTTTTTGCTCTTGGGAGGGGTATTGATGCGGCGGTTGCCTGTGGTGGTGGAGCGTTGGGATCTACCCTTGGATTTAGCGGCCTTTGGCCCCCATTTAGGCGCGGCGGTTTTGGCCTTGGGATTGCCTGCGATCGCCCCCCTGTTCGCCCATGCCCTGATCCAACTGAGCCATCGCTGGCTACAAACCCCGAAACCCCGTCCTTGGTTGGAATTAGCCTATGGTTATCTGCCTTTGGTTTTGGGGGTCAATTTAGCCCATTATTTGGATTTAGGGTTAGGGGAGGCGGGGCGAATTGTTCCGGTGACGATGGCCACCTTGGGGATAACGGGGGTGAGTGGACCGATCTGGGTAGCGGATCCGGCGGTGATTGGGTTTTTGCAGGGGGTGACGTTGTGGGTGGGGTTATTGTGTTCGGTGATTTTGACCCAAAAAATTGCTAAACAATCCGGGCGGTTTTTGTTGCCCCACCATGGTAGTGCGATCGCCCTCACCTTTCTGTTCTGGATCCTCATTCTCCATTAA
- a CDS encoding FAD-dependent hydroxylase: MTFKEFCDKQFDADLAIAGGGIVGATLAAALKGSGLRVVIIEAQRPAQAKARQRAYALSVLSGRIFEQIGVWGQMLPQIAKFRRISLSDADYPQIVHFQPEELATEALGYVGEHSVVLGQLQGFLAGAENIEWLCPGQLVEVEENGWGMNLTVALGEERRKLRTRLLVGADGARSHLRSWAGIKTKGWKYWQSCVTFTIRHDQPNNETAYERFGYSGPMGILPLPGNRCQVVWTAPHGEAKALQELDSGEFLARFKERTAGVFGNVELVGDRFLFPVQLMQCDRYIQNRLALIGDAAHCCHPVGGQGLNLGIRDAAALAEVLRQAQTQGEDIGSIAVLKRYEQWRRRENWVILGFTDFLDRMFSTAWWPVVTVRRWGILMLKHIRPLKLFALQLMTGLKGRAPQLVQSR, from the coding sequence GTGACATTTAAAGAATTTTGTGATAAGCAATTTGACGCGGATCTAGCCATTGCGGGCGGGGGGATTGTGGGGGCAACCTTAGCGGCGGCTTTGAAGGGGAGCGGCTTACGGGTGGTAATCATTGAAGCGCAACGGCCAGCCCAAGCGAAGGCGCGCCAGCGTGCCTATGCTCTCTCGGTGTTGTCGGGGCGGATTTTTGAGCAGATTGGAGTATGGGGTCAAATGTTGCCCCAGATTGCTAAATTTCGCCGAATTAGCCTCTCTGATGCGGATTATCCCCAAATTGTTCATTTTCAGCCGGAAGAGCTTGCGACGGAGGCTCTGGGCTATGTGGGGGAACATTCGGTGGTTTTGGGGCAGTTGCAGGGGTTTTTAGCGGGGGCGGAGAATATAGAGTGGCTTTGTCCGGGGCAGTTGGTGGAGGTGGAGGAGAACGGATGGGGGATGAATCTGACGGTGGCACTGGGGGAGGAACGGCGCAAATTGCGGACTCGTTTGTTGGTGGGGGCGGATGGGGCGCGATCGCATCTCCGGAGTTGGGCGGGGATTAAAACCAAGGGCTGGAAGTATTGGCAATCCTGCGTGACTTTTACTATTCGCCATGATCAGCCTAACAATGAGACGGCCTATGAGCGGTTTGGCTATAGTGGACCGATGGGGATTTTGCCCTTGCCGGGGAATCGTTGTCAAGTGGTGTGGACGGCTCCCCACGGGGAAGCGAAGGCGTTGCAAGAGTTAGATTCGGGGGAGTTTTTAGCACGGTTTAAGGAACGGACGGCGGGGGTTTTCGGGAATGTGGAGTTAGTGGGCGATCGCTTTTTATTCCCGGTGCAGTTGATGCAGTGCGATCGCTACATTCAAAACCGCCTTGCCTTGATTGGGGATGCTGCCCATTGTTGCCACCCCGTCGGAGGACAAGGCCTCAATCTCGGGATTCGCGACGCGGCCGCCTTGGCCGAAGTGTTACGGCAAGCCCAGACTCAAGGGGAAGATATCGGCAGTATCGCGGTTTTAAAGCGTTATGAACAGTGGCGGAGGCGGGAAAATTGGGTTATTTTGGGCTTTACTGATTTTCTCGACCGAATGTTTTCAACGGCTTGGTGGCCTGTGGTGACAGTGCGACGTTGGGGCATTTTGATGTTAAAACATATCCGCCCCCTCAAGTTATTTGCTCTGCAATTAATGACCGGACTCAAAGGACGCGCTCCCCAACTGGTTCAGTCTAGGTAG
- a CDS encoding PCP reductase family protein yields the protein MVDDVNFMESLRWTPEAKVKLKNIPFFVRSQARQRIEQLAREGELSEVTAELVEQARLEFGQ from the coding sequence ATGGTGGATGATGTAAATTTTATGGAGTCTTTGCGCTGGACTCCCGAAGCTAAGGTCAAGTTAAAAAATATTCCCTTTTTTGTCCGTTCTCAAGCTCGTCAACGGATTGAACAGTTAGCCCGTGAGGGGGAGTTGTCTGAGGTGACGGCGGAGTTGGTGGAGCAGGCTAGGCTGGAGTTTGGGCAGTAA